Proteins encoded together in one Plasmodium cynomolgi strain B DNA, chromosome 9, whole genome shotgun sequence window:
- a CDS encoding hypothetical protein (putative), whose translation MAEETSDKNSNPSMAQPEKTHDQEGNCKMVNGEESNVGKEARFSIENKPGSGSKNKQNSVLEKNKKKTNLKKINEDANEVKDDLGEMKGMVVAELSEREPPRGKGDGRGMELKHEGQGERKGKRQDEGKSERKGKRQDEGQNERKGKKQDEGKSEKKSKRQRERQTDQHVATQDAATQNATTQGVPNGTNSEHHQANLSNETPPSCSSASNVDQTISRTYIRREPTKLDISSNEQTSREEQNDEQDEMCCHDDERKENSILTNKKILICPGRENNDVVESNHNEHYIERYTNCSVSNIDKKKTGNVNSGENNPAYVKRPYFEPNYFNQRIMKNSNIPSFGKYCPYEKNCLDHNDGRNTYHSSAGTNSVVNVVNSSEKNSSEKNSSEKNSSEKNSSENNNSENNSSENNKSENNNSGCNIYGCVNVVPPPNGLSSHQSNHQEKQQVEYQEQQLDANSKKAQTDISFISTSGRSQNDLRMNSANVQHHHVVPPYVHPLGNKEQGIRIGTYTKDRYYNKGKEKIHDQYYRIKLCPFLKKGLCQKGDNCSYAHSTDTLRSCMNLMKTKICQLWLKNECRNPNCVYAHGEGELRATPDYFKTKLCKYFDKEGTCPSGEKCRHAHGQAELRQRNYKKTELEKFSPKSRVSPKFTFHDLKNKGECPQYILNMLSGRSRKENVDRSDWNSWNEANIHNAFSSGLSNAFSNGFGNAFSNAFSSGFGNGLSNAFSNGLSNGSRYHRDTRVATPTDENSNAQTTSLDKRAALPDQICRPEKRESTNEITQVYQVSAADSCTNQEKEIHAVLTLCERKENSDGEKNNNGSNANMCGAKYSDKRETPREEQIFKTEMREEADKEIASHEDTRNLHHAVSGTTSSISVERDGNGEKELRDDVVEGGTGNGTGNGTRNGTGNGAREASEPEQRAENQKERKSRSPGDETLSEKNQNLAHRRKSVEMKNEEIELSQNEEQHSVGKASHSGDMNDDDYKMLREAVRGGEKMERTLAEVLDHSSEYMSSGQSSSQYMSIGRSSSEGEGESYGNRSPNKSYGWCNQDFQGERRGQAKDENNGQMGDGIQGSALLEMEIEREDDNRYEIVEIGNASVEEDPQASRSETGRSFEGDKNENGNVDRGENGNMDRGENGNMDRGENGNMNRGENGNMDRGENGNMDHGENGDDNANGRGGNEKQRDRHQEQEPPTLNEYRCTRPTNEMDNCSKKVISGENIIERRYANNCPRGGERYGSFRNFNESGNDILRNPIFMLKNQYRTENDRTENDRTENDGTENDRHENERNENDGKKNLLLSKLASYHTASTSSNYGPKNFNYKHKKFNMASRYAKNFEGLDHFGSVSNYGVGGNVAICGNGGNVAICGNGGNVAICGSGGNVASYGNCDRDDLNNGGELINNEGTQNCRVIGGNGRGSGNAPEARAKKGDAQGEHNKHGDHNEPEEQLTNGRVKIRGEDQNCSDIPLRNFTCKSSHRSFNSTYSTPEQNPSNQNFENEARYSHTNHNHANNSLHMQNVLPRPNETYSNVCNSGAHRTKQNCDKSNGTTSNDMLHGPPVYPLNTLVNNFSYYNYNVSNVYSNRNNCYSFLNVELNSVNMTSQTRVLPAELSISAQGGGTTEEAYRAANEEACRATTGQPCRAENRQAYRTTNGTANQAANTTDVLNALNNRAHHSPSEEAANGQSVFGTVAPITLRSTNRTNNRSSKSHPCSNQHRKKIWNIQNVGSNATNMHFSGNKSANAQGNNNRQERNCTSSNVAVGSSHYRSSVTQANTNDNFVHNGNSGSSSASNMVHNDRSDPPVGSLSGNNNSGHGLSDENDLSGDNSGSGPVGGSSQNGGRGQMDRSSQNGGSGSYGENPNLRETQVSQNGGREKRKRNPHFPYSSHRNYERRINNAHFKNYRNYNNHVYTNQMCANQVYSNQVYANRPAYGSNQAYYGNQVYTYQHPYSNYMYSNGGNAYSNNGHTHSNNGYTYSNNGHTYSNNGHTSSSHPYNNNGHPYNSSSSSAYVIYPYSGYPYSISYHHSSNYPYDGLYTFDGEYPYGGAYPYDGAYPHDAVQPYNGVNPYNGNPHCESVQPYGSAPHYSSNHYYGDVEQFSSGQLYGAGQLYSGGQVYIDAQQYGDADQCGDVQPYGGDHHYNGNQSGVHNGSYTNDQSYVHNQYPYNDSMNYGPPYHSNDTEEGQNGNSAPPRDSLLDSEEYQNRPNEDENNANDTCQDESAFDDSTKNTSTEEGEEGEDVEGDEAAQQSPLQPSAEFQQ comes from the exons ATGGCTGAAGAGACCTCGGACAAAAATAGCAACCCCAGTATGGCGCAACcagaaaaaacacatgaCCAAGAAGGAAActgcaaaatggtgaacgGAGAAGAATCAAATGTAGGTAAAGAAGCGCGCTTCTCCATTGAGAACAAACCGGGTAGTGGTTCCAAAAACAAGCAAAACAGTGTTCTtgagaagaataaaaaaaaaaccaacttgaaaaaaattaatgaagacGCAAATGAAGTTAAGGACGATTTGGGAGAAATGAAAGGAATGGTTGTCGCGGAGTTGTCAGAAAGGGAGCCACCCAGAGGGAAGGGGGATGGACGAGGTATGGAGCTCAAGCATGAGGGGCAAGGCgagaggaaaggaaagagaCAAGACGAGGGGAAAAGCgagaggaaaggaaagagaCAAGACGAGGGGCAAAACgagaggaaaggaaagaaacaaGACGAGGGGAAAAGCgagaagaaaagcaaaagacAAAGAGAGAGACAAACCGATCAGCATGTCGCTACGCAGGATGCCGCCACGCAGAATGCCACTACGCAGGGCGTCCCCAATGGTACCAACTCCGAACATCACCAAGCGAACCTCTCGAATGAAACCCCCCCCAGTTGCAGCAGCGCTAGTAATGTAGACCAAACGATCAGCAGAACTTACATCAGGCGAGAACCGACGAAATTGgatatttcttcaaatgagCAAACTTCAcgagaagaacaaaacgaCGAGCAGGATGAGATGTGTTGCCACGATGatgaaaggaaagaaaatagTATccttacaaataaaaaaattttaatatgtcCAGGTAGGGAAAATAATGATGTCGTAGAAAGTAATCATAATGAGCATTACATCGAAAGATATACAAACTGTTCCGTGAGCAACATCGATAAGAAGAAAACAGGAAATGTAAACAGTGGAGAAAATAACCCTGCGTATGTCAAAAGACCCTATTTTGAGCCAAACTACTTCAACCAAAGGATTATGAAGAATAGCAACATCCCCAGTTTTGGGAAGTACTGTCCGTATGAAAAGAACTGTTTAGATCATAATGATGGGAGGAACACATACCACTCAAGTGCAGGAACGAACAGTGTCGTCAATGTTGTTAACAGCAGTGAGAAAAACAGCAGTGAGAAAAACAGCAGTGAGAAAAACAGCAGTGAGAAAAACAGCAGCGAGAACAACAACAGTGAGAACAACAGCAGTGAGAACAACAAGAGCGAGAACAACAACAGCGGATGCAACATCTATGGGTGTGTGAACGTagtcccccccccaaatggattAAGCAGCCATCAGTCCAATCACCAGGAGAAGCAGCAGGTCGAGTACCAAGAGCAGCAGCTGGATGCCAATTCGAAGAAAGCACAGACAGACATTTCGTTTATTTCAACAAGTGGACGATCCCAAAATGACCTGCGTATGAACAGTGCAAATGTGCAACATCATCATGTAGTACCCCCTTATGTGCATCCCCTGGGTAACAAAGAACAAGGCATAAGAATTGGAACCTATACAAAAGATCGCTACTACAacaaagggaaagaaaagataCACGATCAGTATTACAGAATAAAGTtgtgtccatttttaaaaaaaggactgTGTCAAAAAGGAGACAACTGCTCCTATGCACACTCAACTGATACTTTACGAAGTTGCATGAATTTAATGAAGACGAAAATTTGTCAGCTGTGGTTGAAAAATGAATGCAGAAATCCTAATTGTGTATATGCTCATGGAGAGGGAGAATTGAGGGCAACACCGGATTACTTTAAAACAAAGCTgtgcaaatattttgataAGGAAGGTACATGTCCGTCTGgagaaaaatgtagacatgCACATGGGCAGGCAGAACTGAGACAAAGAAACTACAAAAAAACGGaacttgaaaaattttctccaaaaagtaGGGTCAGTCCAAAATTCACATTCCATGATTTGAAGAATAAGGGGGAATGTCCGCAGTACATTTTGAACATGCTcagtggaagaagcagaaaggAGAATGTCGACAGGAGTGATTGGAACAGTTGGAATGAAGCGAACATCCACAACGCGTTCAGCAGCGGATTGAGCAACGCGTTCAGCAACGGATTCGGCAACGCATTCAGCAACGCATTCAGCAGCGGATTCGGCAACGGACTGAGCAACGCGTTCAGCAACGGATTGAGCAACGGAAGTAGGTACCATAGGGACACTCGTGTGGCCACCCCCACTGATGAGAACTCAAATGCGCAAACGACCTCTTTAGATAAGAGAGCTGCCCTTCCCGACCAAATATGTAGAccagaaaaaagagaaagtaCGAACGAAATTACCCAGGTCTACCAAGTCAGTGCTGCTGACAGTTGTACAAACCAGGAGAAGGAAATTCATGCCGTGCTCACCCTTTGCgagaggaaggaaaactCAGATGGGGAAAAGAACAACAATGGTAGCAATGCAAACATGTGCGGTGCGAAATATTCCGATAAAAGGGAAACTCCAAGGGAGGAACAAATTTTCAAGACAGAAATGAGAGAAGAGGCAGATAAGGAAATTGCATCCCATGAGGACACACGAAATTTACACCACGCGGTTTCGGGCACGACCAGTAGTATCAGCGTGGAGCGTGATggaaatggggaaaaggaaCTGAGGGACGATGTGGTGGAAGGAGGCACAGGAAATGGCACAGGAAATGGCACAAGAAACGGCACAGGAAACGGCGCAAGAGAGGCGAGCGAACCAGAACAAAGAGCAGAAAaccaaaaggaaagaaaaagtagaTCGCCGGGTGATGAAACCCTTTCCGAGAAGAATCAAAATTTGGCTCACAGAAGAAAATCCGTAGAAATGAAGAATGAAGAAATCGAGTTGAGCCAGAATGAGGAACAGCATTCTGTTGGAAAAGCATCGCATAGTGGTGATATGAATGATGATGATTACAAAATGTTGAGGGAAGCAGTgcgtggaggggaaaaaatggaacgaaCTCTCGCTGAGGTTCTGGATCACAGCAGCGAGTACATGTCAAGTGGGCAAAGTAGCAGCCAATATATGTCTATTGGGAGAAGTAGCAGcgagggagagggagaatCGTATGGGAATAGAAGCCCAAATAAGTCATATGGGTGGTGTAACCAGGACTTCCAGGGGGAGAGGCGCGGACAAGCAAAGGACGAAAACAATGGCCAAATGGGGGATGGAATCCAAGGGAGTGCCCTCCTCGAAATGGAAATAGAAAGGGAAGACGACAACAGGTATGAAATCGTTGAGATAGGGAATGCCTCGGTAGAAGAAGATCCGCAAGCAAGTCGAAGTGAGACAGGACGCAGTTTTGAAGGGGATAAAAACGAGAACGGCAATGTGGACCGTGGCGAGAATGGCAATATGGACCGTGGCGAGAATGGCAATATGGACCGTGGCGAGAATGGCAATATGAACCGTGGCGAGAATGGCAATATGGACCGTGGCGAGAATGGCAATATGGACCATGGCGAGAATGGCGATGATAATGCGAATGGCAGAGGAGGCAACGAAAAACAGAGAGACCGCCACCAGGAACAAGAACCCCCAACGCTGAACGAATATAGGTGCACCCGACCCACGAATGAAATGGATAACTGTTCGAAGAAGGTGATCAGTGGAGAAAACATCATCGAGAGACGCTACGCAAATAATTGCCCAAGAGGAGGGGAAAGATATGGCTCATTTAGAAATTTCAACGAGAGTGGAAATGACATCCTGAGGaaccccatttttatgttgaaGAATCAGTACAGAACGGAGAACGACAGAACGGAAAACGACAGAACGGAAAACGACGGAACGGAAAATGACAGACATGAAAacgaaagaaatgaaaatgacGGAAAGAAGAACCTCCTCCTGAGCAAATTGGCGAGTTACCACACGGCGAGCACATCTAGCAACTACGGCCCAAAGAATTTTAATTACAAACATAAGAAGTTTAACATGGCAAGTAGGTACGCAAAGAATTTTGAGGGTTTGGACCACTTCGGAAGCGTCTCGAACTATGGGGTCGGCGGGAACGTGGCCATTTGCGGTAACGGCGGGAACGTGGCCATTTGCGGTAACGGCGGGAACGTGGCCATTTGCGGTAGCGGCGGGAACGTGGCATCTTATGGAAACTGTGACCGAGACGATTTGAACAACGGCGGGGAGCTAATCAACAACGAGGGCACGCAGAACTGCAGAGTAATCGGCGGTAATGGCAGGGGCAGCGGTAACGCCCCAGAGGCAAgggcgaaaaaaggggacgcaCAGGGAGAACACAACAAACATGGAGATCACAACGAACCGGAAGAACAGTTGACAAACGGTAGAGTAAAGATAAGAGGAGAAGACCAGAACTGCAGTGACATCCCGCTTAGAAATTTCACCTGCAAAAGTTCACACCGCTCATTTAACAGCACGTACAGTACACCTGAGCAGAATCCAtcaaatcaaaattttgaaaacgaAGCCAGATATTCCCATACAAACCACAACCATGCGAATAATTCACTCCACATGCAGAATGTCCTACCTAGACCTAATGAAACCTACAGCAACGTCTGCAACAGTGGTGCCCATAGAACAAAGCAAAACTGTGATAAGAGCAACGGAACTACAAGTAACGATATGTTGCATGGCCCCCCCGTATATCCCTTGAACACGCTGGTGAATAACTTTAGTTATTACAACTACAACGTAAGTAACGTTTACTCGAACCGAAACAACTGCTACAGTTTTTTGAATGTAGAGCTGAACAGTGTGAACATGACTAGCCAGACGCGCGTCCTGCCCGCGGAGTTGTCTATTTCGGCGCAAGGTGGAGGGACAACCGAGGAAGCATATAGAGCAGCAAACGAGGAAGCGTGTAGAGCAACAACTGGGCAACCATGTAGAGCAGAAAACAGGCAAGCATATAGAACGACAAACGGGACAGCAAACCAAGCGGCAAATACGACTGACGTGCTCAACGCCCTTAACAACCGAGCACACCACTCCCCGAGCGAAGAGGCTGCGAACGGCCAATCCGTGTTTGGTACCGTGGCACCCATAACCCTGCGATCGACCAATCGCACAAATAACAGATCGTCCAAATCTCATCCATGCTCGAATcagcacagaaaaaaaatttggaataTCCAAAATGTGGGAAGCAACGCGACTAACATGCATTTCAGTGGAAATAAATCTGCTAACGCTCAAGGGAACAATAACAGGCAGGAGAGAAACTGCACCTCGTCTAATGTCGCAGTGGGTAGTAGCCACTACAGAAGCTCCGTCACACAGGCAAATACGAATGATAACTTCGTGCATAATGGGAACAGTGGATCGTCGTCCGCATCGAACATGGTACACAATGACAGATCGGATCCACCTGTTGGTTCGTTAAGCGGAAACAACAATAGTGGGCACGGCTTGAGCGACGAGAACGACCTGAGTGGCGATAACAGCGGTAGCGGCCCAGTGGGCGGTAGCAGCCAAAATGGTGGGAGAGGCCAAATGGATCGTAGCAGCCAAAATGGTGGTAGCGGCTCCTACGGGGAAAACCCAAACCTGCGCGAAACGCAAGTTTCCCAAAACGGAGGcagggagaaaagaaaaagaaatcccCACTTTCCCTACAGCTCACACAGAAATTATGAAAGGAGAATCAACAACGcgcattttaaaaactacAGGAATTACAACAACCATGTTTACACAAATCAGATGTGTGCCAACCAGGTTTACAGTAACCAAGTTTATGCGAACCGTCCGGCTTATGGCTCCAATCAGGCGTACTATGGCAACCAGGTATACACGTACCAGCACCCGTATAGCAACTACATGTACAGTAATGGCGGGAACGCGTACAGCAATAACGGCCACACGCACAGCAATAACGGCTACACGTACAGCAATAACGGACACACGTACAGCAATAACGGACACAC CAGCAGTAGTCACCCGTACAATAATAATGGCCACCCCTACaacagcagtagcagcagcgCGTACGTTATCTACCCCTATAGTGGCTACCCCTACAGCATCAGCTACCATCACAGCAGCAACTACCCATATGATGGTCTATACACCTTTGACGGTGAATACCCCTATGGTGGTGCATACCCCTATGATGGCGCATACCCCCATGACGCTGTGCAACCGTATAACGGTGTGAACCCCTATAACGGCAACCCCCATTGTGAGAGCGTCCAACCGTATGGCTCGGCCCCCCATTATAGCAGCAACCATTACTATGGCGATGTGGAACAGTTTAGCAGTGGTCAATTGTACGGAGCCGGCCAACTGTATAGCGGCGGACAGGTGTATATCGACGCCCAACAGTATGGCGACGCCGATCAATGTGGAGACGTCCAACCGTATGGCGGAGACCACCACTATAACGGTAACCAAAGCGGTGTGCATAACGGAAGCTACACTAATGACCAAAGTTACGTCCACAATCAGTACCCCTACAACGACAGCATGAACTATGGCCCGCCTTACCACAGCAACGATACGGAGGAGGGACAGAATGGTAACAGTGCACCCCCCAGGGATAGCCTCTTGGACAGCGAGGAGTACCAAAATAGGCCTAACGAAGATGAAAACAATGCAAATGACACGTGCCAGGATGAATCTGCATTTGATGATTctacaaaaaatacatcaacagaagaaggagaagaaggagaagacgTAGAGGGAGATGAAGCAGCTCAACAATCCCCTTTGCAACCTTCTGCAGAATTTCAGCAGTGA